The following proteins come from a genomic window of Sphaerisporangium rubeum:
- a CDS encoding BTAD domain-containing putative transcriptional regulator, whose amino-acid sequence MEFGILGPLEATAGSRRLDLGGIRQQIVLAVLLLDAGRVVTIGRLMEAIYGDDHPTTARAQVQICISSLRRLFAANGSPDLIATQSLGYAIQVAPDQIDMQQFHILVRRARRAKETRNANEAIKHYRDALALWRGPALDGIDSRLVQSAASRLTEERIAAHEECVQLELDLGRHHELVGELNELVDEHPLRERLRGQLMTALYRSGRQAEALQVYRDARRTMIDELGIEPNERLQQLEHAILTSDESLDLPVAPPKVEPSAPLTVPNVPGMLPTDIADFTGRTKQIDDIRQRLMLAGEERSRFAVPIVVIVGKPGVGKSTIAVHVSHRVGERFPDGQLFANLHGAASRPTGPMQVLERFLRVLGVPGTGIPDGLEERAEMYRALLADRRVLIVLDDAGSESQILPLLPGNPASGVIITSRSRLAGLAGATHVDVDTFDADQSVDLLTRIAGAERVRSEMEAAEALAELCGHLPLALRIAGARLSARQHWSIEQLVHRLEDETRRLDELKHGDMGIRASISLTYESAGADARRLFRLLTILDTQVFSAWVTAALLDRPLTDAQDLLDDLADAQLIETTGVGHGVHSQYRFHDLIRVFARERLAAEETPEERNAALARVLGGLLFLAEAAHRREYGGDYVQIHSSAPRWPLPQRLVDRLVASPLQWYERERSTLVSGIRQAAQAGFVELCWDLAISSVTLFESRVYLDDWRETHEIALATARQADDKRGQAAMLYSRGSLYITQQRFGDARGDFEAAVRLFRDIGDTQGVALVIRNIGFLDRVSGRFDDAEAHYRQALDIFRANGDQVASAYVLHNLAQLRLEFDDLPGAQRLLAEALDLSRSSGSRRVEAQVLHRIGQTYLQSGQSALAVEVLNEALLVVRNIGDPTGEAYVLHGLGVARLRRGEPAEAESALRRSLMLAGTSNEQLVEARVLLALGELCMNREDASQAVMYYEQALALFAKMHMPLQQARTLITLSDAHKELGDDDAARDALSRGLGLTDQLDPVVAAQIRDQLTHLMRRYGH is encoded by the coding sequence GTGGAATTCGGGATTCTGGGGCCGCTTGAAGCGACCGCGGGCAGCCGCAGACTGGATCTGGGTGGGATCCGGCAGCAGATCGTCCTGGCGGTGCTGCTGCTGGACGCCGGCCGGGTGGTCACCATCGGCCGGCTCATGGAGGCGATCTACGGCGACGACCATCCGACGACGGCCCGCGCGCAGGTGCAGATCTGCATCTCGTCGCTGCGCCGCCTGTTCGCCGCCAACGGCAGCCCCGACCTCATCGCCACCCAGTCGCTCGGTTACGCGATCCAGGTGGCCCCCGACCAGATCGACATGCAGCAGTTCCACATCCTGGTACGACGGGCCCGCCGCGCCAAAGAGACACGCAACGCCAACGAGGCCATCAAGCACTACAGGGACGCCTTGGCGCTGTGGCGCGGCCCGGCGCTCGACGGCATCGACAGCCGCCTCGTGCAGTCGGCGGCCAGCCGGCTCACCGAGGAGCGCATCGCCGCGCACGAGGAGTGCGTCCAGCTGGAACTGGACCTCGGCCGGCACCACGAACTGGTCGGTGAGCTGAACGAGCTGGTGGACGAGCACCCCCTGCGCGAGCGGCTGCGGGGGCAGCTCATGACGGCGCTGTACCGCTCGGGACGCCAGGCCGAGGCACTGCAGGTGTACCGCGACGCCAGGCGCACGATGATCGACGAACTCGGCATCGAGCCGAACGAGCGGCTCCAGCAGCTCGAACACGCGATACTGACCTCCGACGAGAGCCTGGACCTCCCCGTCGCGCCACCCAAGGTGGAGCCGTCCGCGCCGCTCACGGTGCCGAACGTCCCCGGCATGCTCCCCACCGACATCGCCGACTTCACCGGCCGCACCAAGCAGATCGACGACATCCGGCAGCGCCTGATGCTGGCAGGAGAGGAGCGCTCACGGTTCGCGGTGCCGATCGTCGTCATCGTCGGCAAGCCCGGCGTCGGCAAGTCCACGATCGCGGTGCACGTGTCGCACCGCGTCGGCGAGCGGTTCCCCGACGGCCAGCTGTTCGCCAACCTGCACGGCGCCGCGTCCCGGCCGACCGGCCCCATGCAGGTGCTCGAACGTTTCCTGCGGGTCCTCGGCGTACCCGGCACCGGCATCCCGGACGGGCTGGAGGAGCGCGCCGAGATGTACCGCGCGCTGCTGGCCGACCGCCGCGTGCTGATCGTGCTCGACGACGCCGGCAGCGAGAGCCAGATCCTGCCGCTGCTGCCGGGCAACCCGGCGTCCGGTGTGATCATCACCAGCCGCAGCCGCCTCGCCGGGCTCGCCGGCGCCACCCACGTGGACGTCGACACCTTCGACGCCGACCAGTCGGTGGACCTGCTGACCCGCATCGCCGGCGCCGAACGGGTGCGGTCGGAGATGGAGGCGGCCGAGGCCCTGGCCGAGTTGTGCGGCCACCTGCCGCTGGCGCTGCGCATCGCGGGGGCCCGGCTGTCGGCCCGCCAGCACTGGAGCATCGAGCAGCTCGTGCACCGCCTCGAGGACGAGACCCGCAGGCTGGACGAGCTCAAGCACGGCGACATGGGGATCCGCGCCAGCATCTCCCTCACCTACGAGAGCGCCGGCGCCGACGCGCGGCGACTGTTCCGCCTGCTGACCATCCTCGACACCCAGGTGTTCTCCGCGTGGGTGACCGCCGCGCTGCTCGACCGGCCGCTCACCGATGCGCAGGACCTGCTGGACGACCTGGCCGACGCGCAGCTCATCGAGACCACAGGCGTCGGCCACGGCGTGCACAGCCAGTACCGGTTCCACGACCTGATCCGGGTGTTCGCGCGGGAACGCCTGGCCGCCGAGGAGACCCCCGAGGAACGCAACGCGGCCCTCGCGCGGGTGCTCGGCGGGCTGCTGTTCCTCGCCGAGGCCGCGCACCGGCGTGAGTACGGCGGCGACTACGTGCAGATCCACAGCTCCGCGCCGCGCTGGCCGCTGCCTCAGCGCCTGGTGGACCGTCTGGTCGCCTCCCCGTTGCAGTGGTACGAACGTGAACGCTCGACGCTGGTGTCCGGCATCCGCCAGGCGGCGCAGGCGGGGTTCGTGGAGCTGTGCTGGGACCTCGCGATCAGCTCGGTGACGCTGTTCGAGTCGCGGGTCTACCTGGACGACTGGCGCGAGACCCACGAGATCGCGCTCGCCACGGCGCGGCAGGCGGACGACAAGCGCGGCCAGGCCGCCATGCTGTACTCGCGCGGTTCGCTCTACATCACCCAGCAGCGCTTCGGCGACGCGCGCGGCGACTTCGAGGCGGCGGTGAGGCTGTTCCGCGACATCGGCGACACCCAGGGGGTCGCCCTGGTGATCAGGAACATCGGTTTCCTCGACCGGGTGAGCGGCCGGTTCGACGACGCCGAGGCACACTACAGACAGGCCCTGGACATCTTCCGCGCCAACGGCGACCAGGTGGCCTCGGCCTACGTCCTGCACAACCTGGCCCAGCTCCGCCTGGAGTTCGACGACCTGCCGGGTGCGCAACGGCTGCTCGCCGAGGCCCTGGACCTGAGCCGCAGCAGCGGCAGCCGCCGGGTGGAGGCCCAGGTGCTGCACCGCATCGGCCAGACCTACCTCCAGTCGGGCCAGTCGGCGCTCGCGGTGGAGGTGCTCAACGAGGCACTGCTGGTGGTGCGCAACATCGGTGACCCCACCGGCGAGGCGTACGTGCTGCACGGTCTCGGCGTCGCCCGGCTCCGGCGAGGGGAGCCGGCCGAGGCCGAGAGCGCGCTGCGCAGGTCGCTGATGCTCGCCGGCACCTCCAACGAGCAGCTCGTCGAGGCCCGCGTGCTGCTGGCCCTCGGCGAGCTGTGCATGAACAGGGAGGACGCCTCACAGGCCGTCATGTACTACGAACAGGCCCTGGCTCTGTTCGCCAAGATGCACATGCCGCTGCAACAGGCACGCACCCTGATCACCCTGAGCGACGCGCACAAGGAACTCGGCGACGACGACGCCGCGCGCGACGCTCTCAGCAGGGGCCTCGGTCTCACCGACCAGCTCGACCCCGTGGTGGCCGCGCAGATCCGCGACCAGCTCACCCACCTGATGCGCCGCTACGGCCACTGA
- a CDS encoding substrate-binding domain-containing protein: MTRRLAEVAKKVGVSEATVSRVLNGKPGVSEATRAAVLTALDVLGYERPTQLRGERARLVGLVLPDLGNPIFPALAEVLGGALAQRGFTPVLCTRTAGSLSEADYVGMLLDQHVSGMVFSGGNYAEADAPHDHYHRLRELRLPVVLVNAATEDLGFPCVATDDAVAVEQAYTHLTSLGHERIGLVIGPEDHMPSRRKLAAFTAAAHRAGLPAGPGLVEHSLFSLEGGQAVTTRLVRDGVTGVICASDPLALGAIRAVRRLGRSVPGDVSVVGFDDSSFMNSTNPPLTTVRQPIEAIGRAAVTLLVSQIDGGSVNPEELLFEPELVVRGSTAPAPVPSRALSAAAG; this comes from the coding sequence GTGACGCGTCGACTTGCGGAAGTGGCGAAGAAGGTCGGGGTCAGTGAGGCCACGGTCAGCCGGGTGCTCAACGGCAAGCCCGGGGTGTCCGAGGCCACGCGGGCCGCCGTGCTGACCGCGCTCGACGTGCTCGGGTACGAGCGGCCCACGCAGTTGCGGGGGGAGCGCGCGCGGCTGGTCGGGCTGGTGCTGCCGGACCTCGGGAACCCGATCTTCCCGGCGCTCGCCGAGGTGCTCGGCGGCGCTCTCGCGCAACGCGGTTTCACGCCGGTGCTGTGCACGCGCACCGCGGGGAGCCTGTCGGAGGCCGACTACGTCGGCATGCTGCTCGACCAGCACGTCTCCGGCATGGTGTTCTCCGGTGGCAACTACGCCGAGGCCGACGCGCCGCACGACCACTACCATCGCCTGCGTGAGCTGCGCCTCCCCGTGGTGCTGGTCAACGCCGCCACCGAGGACCTCGGCTTCCCCTGCGTCGCCACCGACGACGCGGTGGCCGTGGAGCAGGCGTACACCCACCTGACGTCCCTCGGTCACGAGCGCATCGGGCTGGTGATCGGTCCGGAGGACCACATGCCGTCGCGGCGCAAGCTCGCCGCGTTCACCGCCGCCGCGCACCGGGCCGGCCTGCCGGCGGGGCCCGGCCTGGTGGAGCACAGCCTGTTCTCGCTGGAAGGCGGCCAGGCGGTCACCACCCGCCTGGTCCGCGACGGTGTGACCGGCGTGATCTGCGCCAGCGATCCCCTGGCGCTCGGCGCCATCCGCGCCGTGCGCAGGCTCGGCAGGTCGGTGCCGGGGGACGTGTCGGTGGTCGGCTTCGACGACTCGTCCTTCATGAACTCCACCAACCCCCCGCTGACCACGGTGCGCCAGCCCATCGAGGCGATCGGCCGCGCCGCCGTGACGCTGCTGGTCAGCCAGATCGACGGCGGCTCGGTGAACCCCGAGGAGCTGCTGTTCGAGCCCGAACTGGTGGTCCGGGGCTCCACGGCGCCGGCCCCCGTCCCGTCGCGCGCACTGAGCGCCGCGGCGGGCTGA
- a CDS encoding PQQ-like beta-propeller repeat protein: MPLTHRSTDRASDLSGPPAPGEKGDGVEKDRLPRDDGERSRGPGVSRRTLTAGAVAIAAGAGGLVLWRSRTGTPATPPTGTGPAGGTGGTGAGEIMWPVRARISYLGDILVPVGSALCFGEDSGVVRAVDGRTGGPLWRFQEAGSRPATITTDLVAGDGRVIACLSRGDSAATIVALDAATGRPLWRHQVSAAVPTIHGRGGLLLYTGESSLSALNAADGSAAWTLPRPGTTFVEFAGPLAAVSHDHGQAMTVLRLSDGQPVWDRDFPGASGVFTRSLDQAVLVAASWPEATEISAHRVRDGRRLWSRRWRGYVTPAAVDRSVLVTTDLDRLRGLDPVTGATRWTLPRHTGGGPQTWIAGDLVVTSLIARRADGRFDLLGLDRRTGRVRWTLPLPRRFDAGVVGGGVLYATTDDDRNHVTAVDTVSGTELWTTTVQPGSRLTLAHGLLYAYSGYTDPGGDRIQALDIATGRVIER; this comes from the coding sequence ATGCCTCTGACTCACCGCAGCACCGATCGCGCCTCCGACCTGTCCGGGCCGCCGGCGCCGGGTGAGAAGGGGGACGGGGTGGAGAAGGACCGATTACCCCGAGACGACGGGGAGAGATCACGCGGACCCGGCGTCTCGCGACGCACGTTGACGGCCGGCGCCGTCGCGATCGCGGCCGGAGCAGGCGGCCTGGTGCTCTGGCGCTCGCGCACCGGCACACCGGCCACGCCGCCGACCGGCACAGGCCCTGCCGGGGGTACCGGCGGTACCGGCGCAGGTGAGATCATGTGGCCGGTCAGGGCCCGGATCAGCTATCTGGGAGACATCCTGGTGCCGGTCGGATCGGCGCTGTGCTTCGGCGAGGACTCCGGGGTGGTCCGGGCCGTGGACGGCCGGACCGGCGGCCCGCTGTGGCGGTTCCAGGAGGCCGGTTCGCGACCGGCGACGATCACGACGGACCTGGTCGCCGGCGACGGCCGCGTGATCGCGTGCCTGTCCCGTGGTGACTCCGCCGCCACGATCGTCGCACTCGACGCGGCCACCGGCCGGCCGCTGTGGCGGCATCAGGTGAGCGCGGCCGTACCGACGATCCACGGTCGCGGCGGACTGCTGCTGTACACCGGGGAGTCATCTCTCAGCGCGTTGAACGCCGCCGACGGGTCTGCCGCGTGGACGCTGCCGCGGCCCGGCACGACCTTCGTCGAGTTCGCGGGGCCGCTGGCCGCGGTCTCGCACGACCACGGGCAGGCGATGACCGTGCTGCGGCTCTCCGACGGGCAGCCGGTGTGGGACCGCGACTTTCCCGGCGCTTCGGGGGTGTTCACTCGTTCTCTGGACCAGGCCGTCCTCGTGGCCGCGTCCTGGCCGGAGGCCACCGAGATCAGCGCGCACCGGGTGCGCGACGGCCGGCGTCTGTGGAGCAGGCGGTGGCGCGGCTACGTGACCCCGGCCGCCGTCGACCGGTCGGTGCTGGTCACCACCGACCTGGACCGGCTGCGCGGCCTTGATCCGGTCACCGGCGCGACCCGCTGGACCCTGCCACGGCACACCGGCGGCGGCCCGCAGACCTGGATCGCCGGCGATCTCGTGGTCACCTCACTGATCGCGCGCCGCGCCGACGGCCGGTTCGACCTGCTCGGCCTGGACCGGCGGACCGGCCGGGTCAGATGGACGCTGCCGCTGCCACGCCGGTTCGACGCCGGCGTCGTCGGCGGCGGGGTGCTCTACGCGACGACCGACGACGACCGTAACCACGTGACCGCCGTGGACACGGTGAGCGGTACGGAGCTGTGGACCACGACGGTGCAGCCGGGAAGCAGGCTGACCCTGGCGCACGGGCTCCTCTACGCCTACTCGGGCTACACCGACCCCGGCGGTGACCGGATCCAAGCCCTCGACATCGCCACCGGAAGGGTGATCGAGCGATGA
- a CDS encoding helix-turn-helix domain-containing protein → MTCTVFLDLLAREAPPVEFEAPLVEARAAGAAPEVLAELDRAKVAALRVRALLEHRARREAELSALFETAGDLAGLRDVGAVLEAIVRRARRLLRADISYMTLHDPDKGDTYMRVTDGSVSAAFRGLRLPMGAGLGGLVAQTGHPYASPDYFADERFRHRAHIDIAVKEEALVAILGVPMRLGAQIIGVLFAANRSARPFAQEEVTLLGSLAAHAAVALDNARLLEETRTALGELSAANRLIQARSAAVERAAQAHDRMTGLVVRGGGVEDVAAVVTDILGGALIVLDADGRRLAAVGTVGDLDEAEVAEAAAASRGLGRTVRRGDLWVTSVASGTEILGTLVLRAAGEVSGTDQRILERAALVTALLLLFRRTAAAAEGRVRGELLDDLLTGRDLRSDALYGRARLLGVDLDAPHVLVVARHGAADQASSGRTAFWASADAASRHGLVAARAEETILLLPGEDPGAAARRVSRELGAALGIPVTAGAAGPVRGPAAVAAAYGEACRCAEALVSLGRAGDGASADELGFVGLLLGGDRDVTGFLDSVIGPVLAYDRRRGTSLVRTLETYFDSGAALTRTAERLHIHVNTVTQRLDRVTHLLGDTWQTPSRTLEIQLALRLNRLQPRPRHPG, encoded by the coding sequence ATGACCTGCACCGTCTTTCTCGACCTGCTCGCCAGGGAGGCGCCGCCGGTCGAGTTCGAGGCCCCGCTCGTCGAGGCACGCGCGGCCGGCGCGGCGCCGGAGGTGCTGGCCGAGCTCGACCGGGCCAAGGTGGCCGCGCTGCGCGTGCGCGCGCTGCTCGAACACCGCGCGAGGCGCGAGGCCGAGCTGTCAGCGCTGTTCGAGACGGCCGGCGACCTCGCGGGTCTGCGTGACGTCGGCGCGGTGCTCGAAGCCATCGTCCGCAGGGCCAGACGGCTGCTGCGCGCCGACATCTCCTACATGACGCTGCACGACCCGGACAAAGGCGACACCTACATGCGGGTCACCGACGGCTCGGTGTCGGCGGCGTTCCGCGGGCTGCGGCTGCCGATGGGGGCCGGGCTCGGCGGCCTGGTCGCGCAGACCGGCCACCCGTACGCCAGCCCCGACTACTTCGCCGACGAGCGGTTCCGGCACCGGGCCCACATCGACATCGCCGTCAAGGAGGAGGCACTCGTCGCCATCCTCGGGGTGCCGATGCGCCTCGGCGCGCAGATCATCGGGGTGCTGTTCGCCGCCAACCGCAGCGCGAGGCCCTTCGCGCAGGAAGAGGTCACGCTGCTCGGCTCGCTCGCCGCGCACGCCGCCGTGGCCCTGGACAACGCGCGCCTGCTGGAGGAGACCCGTACCGCGCTCGGCGAGCTGAGCGCCGCCAACCGGCTCATCCAGGCGCGCAGCGCGGCGGTGGAACGCGCGGCGCAGGCCCACGACCGCATGACGGGCCTTGTGGTGCGCGGCGGCGGGGTGGAGGACGTCGCGGCCGTCGTCACCGACATCCTCGGCGGCGCGCTCATCGTGCTCGACGCCGACGGCCGCCGGCTCGCCGCCGTCGGGACCGTCGGCGACCTGGACGAGGCGGAGGTCGCCGAGGCGGCCGCCGCCTCGCGCGGACTCGGCCGCACCGTGCGGCGCGGCGACCTGTGGGTGACGTCGGTCGCCTCCGGCACCGAGATCCTCGGCACGCTGGTGCTGCGCGCCGCCGGCGAGGTGTCCGGCACCGACCAGCGCATCCTGGAACGCGCCGCGCTGGTCACCGCGCTGCTGCTGCTGTTCCGCCGCACCGCCGCCGCGGCCGAGGGCCGGGTCCGCGGCGAACTGCTCGACGACCTGCTCACCGGTCGCGACCTGCGCTCCGACGCGCTGTACGGACGCGCACGGCTGCTCGGCGTGGACCTCGACGCACCCCACGTGCTCGTCGTGGCCCGGCACGGCGCCGCCGACCAGGCGTCGAGCGGCCGCACCGCCTTCTGGGCCTCCGCCGACGCCGCCTCCAGGCACGGACTGGTGGCCGCGCGCGCCGAGGAGACCATCCTGCTGCTCCCCGGCGAGGACCCCGGCGCCGCGGCCCGGCGCGTGTCACGCGAACTCGGCGCCGCGCTCGGCATCCCCGTCACCGCCGGCGCGGCCGGCCCGGTCCGCGGCCCCGCCGCCGTCGCCGCCGCCTACGGCGAGGCGTGCCGCTGCGCCGAGGCCCTGGTGTCACTCGGCCGCGCCGGCGACGGCGCGAGCGCCGACGAACTCGGCTTCGTCGGCCTCCTCCTCGGCGGCGACCGCGACGTCACCGGTTTCCTCGACTCCGTCATCGGCCCCGTCCTCGCCTACGACCGCCGCCGCGGCACCTCCCTGGTGCGCACCCTGGAGACGTACTTCGACTCAGGCGCCGCCCTGACCCGCACCGCCGAACGCCTCCACATCCACGTCAACACCGTCACCCAGCGCCTCGACCGCGTCACCCACCTGCTCGGCGACACCTGGCAGACCCCCTCCCGCACCCTGGAGATCCAGCTCGCGCTCCGCCTCAACCGCCTCCAGCCGCGACCGCGGCACCCCGGCTGA
- a CDS encoding 3-hydroxybutyrate dehydrogenase, whose amino-acid sequence MVSTSVTAEAEAGLTGRRALVTGGAGGIGLACARRLAGAGARVVVVDVRADLARQAAAEIGGEAMAADLTDMAAVESLDLTGVDILVNNAGFQHVAPIEDFPPETFAAITRIMVEAPFRLLRRVLPGMYERGYGRVVNISSVHGLRASPYKVAYVTAKHALEGMSKVVALEGAPHGVTSNCVNPAYVRTPLVERQIDDQARVHGLAPEQVVRDVMLAPAAIRRLIEPGEVAEAVAYLCSPQASMITGASLTIDGGWTAH is encoded by the coding sequence GTGGTTTCAACGAGCGTGACCGCCGAGGCGGAGGCCGGCCTCACCGGCCGCCGGGCCTTGGTGACCGGTGGCGCGGGAGGCATCGGGCTGGCCTGCGCGCGCCGGCTGGCCGGCGCGGGTGCGCGGGTCGTCGTCGTGGACGTCCGCGCGGACCTCGCACGGCAGGCGGCTGCGGAGATCGGCGGGGAGGCGATGGCCGCCGACCTGACCGACATGGCGGCGGTGGAGTCGCTCGACCTGACCGGCGTGGACATCCTCGTGAACAACGCCGGGTTCCAGCACGTCGCGCCGATCGAGGACTTCCCGCCGGAGACGTTCGCCGCCATCACGCGGATCATGGTGGAGGCGCCGTTCCGGCTGCTGCGCCGGGTGCTGCCCGGCATGTACGAGCGGGGCTACGGCCGGGTGGTGAACATCTCCTCGGTGCACGGCCTGCGCGCCTCGCCGTACAAGGTGGCCTACGTGACCGCCAAGCACGCGCTGGAAGGCATGTCCAAGGTGGTCGCGCTGGAAGGCGCGCCGCACGGCGTCACCTCCAACTGCGTCAACCCCGCCTACGTCCGCACGCCGCTGGTGGAGCGGCAGATCGACGACCAGGCCCGCGTGCACGGTCTCGCGCCTGAGCAGGTGGTGCGGGACGTCATGCTGGCGCCGGCCGCCATCCGCCGTCTCATCGAGCCCGGCGAGGTGGCCGAGGCGGTGGCGTACCTCTGCTCCCCCCAGGCGTCCATGATCACCGGGGCTTCGCTGACCATCGACGGCGGCTGGACGGCCCACTAG
- a CDS encoding ABC transporter permease subunit has translation MILSRLAARPLLLAAGLVAVLALPWMIYPPVALDIICWALFAAALDLLLGFTGLLSFGHAAFWGSSAYVAGLLALRAGLPFPLAVLGGALFAAVLAVPVGYLSVRLRGIYFAMVTLAFAQMIYFVVNQWRDLTGGENGLQGVPRELAGLDLSDSFVFYHAALPLVLLGLLAAWRIVRSPFGRVLMSVRDNPARAQALGYPVQRYKLLAFVLSALLSGLAGGVFALGHGFASLESVYWTTSGQVVMMVVLGGIGTLWGGALGAALVVLLNDYLVTSGFEGIGIVTGTIFVIIVLVFRRGIWGTARHLVQDRARRPGGPPSAAGEPDGAPAPTGVGSPV, from the coding sequence GTGATCCTCTCCCGGCTGGCCGCACGGCCGCTCCTGCTCGCCGCCGGCCTGGTGGCCGTGCTCGCGCTCCCCTGGATGATCTACCCGCCGGTCGCGCTGGACATCATCTGCTGGGCCCTGTTCGCCGCCGCGCTGGACCTGTTGCTCGGCTTCACCGGCCTGCTGTCGTTCGGCCACGCCGCGTTCTGGGGCTCCTCGGCGTACGTCGCGGGGCTCCTCGCGCTGCGCGCGGGGCTGCCGTTCCCGCTGGCGGTGCTCGGCGGCGCGCTGTTCGCGGCGGTGCTCGCCGTACCGGTGGGGTACCTGTCGGTGCGGCTGCGCGGCATCTACTTCGCCATGGTGACGCTGGCGTTCGCTCAGATGATCTACTTCGTGGTCAACCAGTGGCGCGATCTGACCGGTGGCGAGAACGGCCTGCAAGGCGTGCCGCGCGAACTGGCCGGTCTGGACCTGTCGGACTCGTTCGTCTTCTACCACGCCGCGCTTCCGCTGGTGCTGCTCGGCTTACTCGCGGCGTGGCGGATCGTGCGGTCGCCGTTCGGCCGCGTGCTGATGTCGGTGCGCGACAACCCGGCGCGCGCGCAGGCGCTCGGTTATCCCGTGCAGCGCTACAAGCTGCTGGCCTTCGTGCTGTCGGCCCTGCTGTCCGGTCTCGCCGGCGGCGTGTTCGCGCTCGGCCACGGCTTCGCCTCACTGGAGAGCGTCTACTGGACCACCTCGGGGCAGGTCGTGATGATGGTCGTCCTCGGCGGCATCGGCACGCTGTGGGGCGGCGCGCTCGGCGCGGCCCTCGTGGTGCTGCTCAACGACTACCTGGTGACGTCCGGCTTCGAGGGCATCGGCATCGTCACCGGCACCATCTTCGTGATCATCGTCTTGGTGTTCCGCAGAGGGATCTGGGGAACGGCGCGCCACCTGGTCCAGGACCGGGCCAGGCGGCCGGGAGGACCGCCGTCCGCCGCGGGTGAACCCGACGGCGCTCCCGCGCCGACCGGCGTCGGCTCACCGGTGTGA
- a CDS encoding ABC transporter permease subunit has protein sequence MLQQAFNGLVGGAFYAMLALGLAVIFGMLGVVNFAHGAFYMLGAFGSYVLLDSYGVNFWVSLAVVPLALGLVGVLLERLFVRRLTPLDPLYNFLFTFGLALILQDLVKRRYGVQSQPYPRPALLDGTVDLGLFTYPAYQVFVLAVSLVLCAAVWLVLTRTRAGMIVRAATERPELTRALGVDVGRWVTPVFGFGIALAGFAGVLAAPMRAVNPLMGADLIITVFAVVVIGGLGAIFGSVTAGFAIGLVSALGNLYVPALSQTMVFILMAAVLLWRPAGLFGREEALS, from the coding sequence GTGCTCCAACAGGCGTTCAACGGCCTGGTCGGCGGCGCCTTCTACGCCATGCTCGCCCTCGGCCTCGCCGTCATCTTCGGCATGCTCGGCGTCGTCAACTTCGCCCACGGTGCCTTCTACATGCTGGGTGCGTTCGGGTCGTACGTGCTGCTCGACTCCTACGGCGTGAACTTCTGGGTCTCCCTGGCCGTCGTGCCCCTGGCGCTCGGCCTGGTCGGCGTGCTGCTGGAACGACTGTTCGTCCGCAGGCTCACGCCGCTGGACCCGCTGTACAACTTCCTGTTCACCTTCGGCCTGGCGCTGATCCTGCAGGACCTCGTCAAACGGAGGTACGGCGTGCAGTCCCAGCCGTACCCGAGGCCCGCGCTGCTGGACGGCACGGTGGACCTCGGGCTGTTCACCTACCCCGCCTACCAGGTGTTCGTGCTCGCGGTGTCGCTCGTGCTGTGCGCGGCCGTGTGGCTGGTGCTGACCCGCACCCGGGCCGGCATGATCGTGCGCGCCGCCACCGAGCGGCCGGAACTGACCCGCGCGCTCGGCGTGGACGTCGGCCGCTGGGTGACCCCGGTGTTCGGCTTCGGCATCGCGCTCGCCGGGTTCGCCGGGGTGCTCGCCGCACCCATGCGCGCGGTCAACCCCCTGATGGGGGCCGACCTGATCATCACGGTGTTCGCGGTGGTCGTCATCGGCGGCCTCGGGGCGATCTTCGGGTCGGTGACCGCGGGTTTCGCGATCGGGCTCGTCTCCGCGCTCGGCAACCTGTACGTCCCCGCGTTGTCGCAGACCATGGTCTTCATCCTCATGGCCGCCGTGCTGCTGTGGCGGCCGGCCGGCCTGTTCGGACGCGAGGAGGCGCTGTCGTGA